The following is a genomic window from Moorella sp. Hama-1.
CAGGCCTACCAGGGTGGGGTCAGGGTGGCAGTCCTGGCCGGAGCCGACAATATGACCGAGGCGGCTGCCAATTGCCTTTTAAAGACCCTGGAGGAGCCCCCGGAAGGAACCTATCTTATTCTTTTGGCAGCCCAACCCGACAGGCTGCTGGCGACTATTCGCTCCCGCTGCCAGGAGCTGCACCTGGAAGGGGCCGCGGCCATCGCCCCGGCCGGCGCCCACTACTGGGAACGGCTGGCGACGGCCGACCTGCAAGTTATAATGACTGAGGTTTTACCGGAACTGGAAAAAGAGGAGGATCTGCCGGCGGTATTGGCGGCCATGGCCCTGGCCTGCCGCGACCAGCTGGTTTGGCAGTTGACGGGGACGGCAACACTATTACTGCACCCTGATGCCCCCCCGGCTCATACCCTGGCGCCTTCCCGCCTCTGGGCCTCCTTCCAGGCCATCCAGGAAACCCTGGCGGCCCTGGAGCATAACGCCAACCGCCGCTTGGCCCTGGAAGTATTAATGTTTAAACTCTATGCACAGGGGGGTGTGTAAAATCATTACAGTAGTCGGGGTAAGGTTTAAAAAGACCGGCAAGGTTTACTATTTCGCCCCGGGGGAGCTGGAACTCCAGAAAGGGGACCGGGTGATCGTCGAAACAGCCCGGGGCCTGGAGTTCGGGGAGGTAGTCATTGCCCCCCGGCAGGTAGAAGAGACCGAGGTGGTGCAGCCCCTGCGTCCCGTTCTCCGCCGGGCGACTCCGGCTGACCTGGAGCAGGTGGCTGCCAACCGCCAGAAGGAAAAAGAGGCCTTTGCCATCTGCCAGCAGAAGATCCAGGAACACGGCCTGCCCATGAAACTAATCGACGTGGAATTCACCTTTGACATCGGCAAGATTATCTTTTATTTCACCGCCGACGGCCGGGTGGACTTCCGTGAACTGGTCAAAGACCTGGCGTCAATCTTCCGGACCCGCATCGAGCTGCGTCAAATCGGTGTCCGGGATGAAGCCAAGATCCTGGGCGGCCTGGGCTGCTGCGGCCGGCCCATTTGTTGTGCCACCTTTATGGGGGACTTTGACCCGGTGTCTATCCGCATGGCCAAGGAACAGAACTTATCTTTAAACCCCACCAAGATCTCCGGCCTATGCGGCCGGCTGATGTGCTGCCTGCGTTATGAAAATGAGGCCTACGAAGACGCCCGG
Proteins encoded in this region:
- a CDS encoding regulatory iron-sulfur-containing complex subunit RicT, whose amino-acid sequence is MITVVGVRFKKTGKVYYFAPGELELQKGDRVIVETARGLEFGEVVIAPRQVEETEVVQPLRPVLRRATPADLEQVAANRQKEKEAFAICQQKIQEHGLPMKLIDVEFTFDIGKIIFYFTADGRVDFRELVKDLASIFRTRIELRQIGVRDEAKILGGLGCCGRPICCATFMGDFDPVSIRMAKEQNLSLNPTKISGLCGRLMCCLRYENEAYEDARRRLPHCGAAVRTPAGCGRVTGINILKERVTVEIPEQGNMEFPLEAIEGERHEH
- the holB gene encoding DNA polymerase III subunit delta', whose protein sequence is MQVHQQLRQALQAGKLAHAYLLAGGGADERRSQALYLATALNCSNLQEGEPCGRCPSCRQMASGNHPDFYLVEPRGASLKIAQIRELQARLALQAYQGGVRVAVLAGADNMTEAAANCLLKTLEEPPEGTYLILLAAQPDRLLATIRSRCQELHLEGAAAIAPAGAHYWERLATADLQVIMTEVLPELEKEEDLPAVLAAMALACRDQLVWQLTGTATLLLHPDAPPAHTLAPSRLWASFQAIQETLAALEHNANRRLALEVLMFKLYAQGGV